In one window of Streptomyces sp. FXJ1.172 DNA:
- a CDS encoding SUKH-3 domain-containing protein, which yields MHPDRATTPKLAQHAEHGAPGPRFPVPVDAALRAAGWQPGRWDIKQAEIWADALRDHVSPAGHRHTVFPAAVEAWAEFGGLRVTPGGPGRQIAPATLHLDPLHGRHLARTLGDLGRALGTELCPLGEETDTAAALAIDAEGRVYTLDHTGDWYVGPDIDHALTTLITGIEPVRLTAG from the coding sequence ATGCACCCCGACCGCGCCACCACCCCGAAGCTCGCCCAGCACGCCGAGCACGGGGCACCCGGACCACGCTTCCCCGTCCCCGTCGACGCCGCCCTGCGCGCCGCCGGCTGGCAACCCGGACGCTGGGACATAAAGCAGGCCGAGATCTGGGCCGACGCCCTGCGCGATCACGTCTCACCCGCCGGACACCGGCACACCGTCTTCCCCGCCGCCGTCGAGGCCTGGGCCGAATTCGGCGGCCTGCGCGTCACCCCGGGCGGTCCCGGCCGGCAGATCGCCCCCGCCACCCTCCACCTCGACCCCCTGCACGGCCGCCACCTCGCCCGCACCCTCGGCGACCTCGGCCGCGCCCTCGGCACCGAACTGTGTCCCCTCGGCGAGGAGACCGACACCGCCGCCGCCCTCGCCATCGACGCCGAAGGCCGCGTCTACACCCTCGACCACACCGGCGACTGGTACGTCGGCCCCGACATCGACCACGCCCTCACCACCCTCATCACCGGCATCGAACCCGTACGCCTCACTGCCGGCTGA
- a CDS encoding SMI1/KNR4 family protein — protein MTTGRLGQQAAPPNAAYAGQVVHFPDPVRAARHPRGVRVDERGYPDFSPYARVAVEIAEPPDGFGVDELRLTDYVSANAALAAAEHELWDTVPDVATPHGWTWHHAPGSRRLELIPVEVKALLRHHGGIATAPVDHGKRGTRPLQETRPAHFGLPKSGVAVTEAQVQGVEEDLGYRLPGAYRSFLKAAGGCAPVGTALDAELGLLVDQPFFTVRDEAAVNDLVYVNKCLRDHLTKDYLGVAFVQGGLLAVKVKGERLGSVWFCAYDDARDVDPSWSPAERVERLLLPAGDDFDSFLSRLAGSPPELETVANLMVDGGFAHVVPVSSGSASSGPVGE, from the coding sequence ATGACGACAGGTCGGCTCGGGCAGCAAGCCGCGCCACCGAACGCGGCCTACGCCGGGCAGGTCGTGCACTTCCCGGATCCGGTCCGGGCGGCGCGTCACCCGAGAGGAGTACGGGTCGACGAGCGCGGTTACCCGGATTTCTCGCCGTACGCGCGCGTGGCGGTGGAGATCGCCGAGCCGCCGGACGGGTTCGGGGTCGACGAGCTGCGGCTGACGGACTACGTGTCGGCGAACGCGGCCTTGGCCGCGGCGGAACACGAGTTGTGGGACACGGTGCCGGATGTGGCGACGCCGCACGGCTGGACGTGGCACCACGCGCCGGGTTCGCGGCGGCTGGAGCTGATTCCGGTCGAGGTGAAGGCGTTGCTGCGGCATCACGGCGGGATCGCCACGGCGCCGGTGGACCACGGCAAGCGGGGCACGCGACCGTTGCAGGAGACGCGGCCGGCGCATTTCGGGCTGCCGAAGTCGGGTGTGGCGGTGACGGAGGCGCAGGTGCAGGGCGTCGAGGAGGACCTCGGCTACCGGCTGCCGGGCGCGTACCGCTCGTTCTTGAAGGCGGCGGGCGGTTGTGCGCCGGTGGGTACGGCGCTGGACGCCGAGTTGGGCCTGCTGGTGGACCAGCCGTTCTTCACGGTGCGGGACGAGGCGGCGGTCAACGACCTGGTGTACGTGAACAAGTGCCTGCGTGACCATCTGACGAAGGACTACCTGGGGGTCGCGTTCGTGCAGGGCGGTCTGCTCGCGGTGAAGGTGAAGGGCGAGCGGCTGGGTTCGGTGTGGTTCTGCGCGTACGACGATGCGCGTGACGTCGATCCGTCGTGGTCGCCGGCGGAGCGGGTGGAGCGGTTGCTGCTGCCGGCGGGTGACGACTTCGACTCGTTCCTGTCCCGGCTGGCGGGCAGTCCGCCGGAGTTGGAGACGGTGGCGAATCTGATGGTCGACGGTGGTTTCGCCCATGTCGTCCCGGTGTCTTCCGGTTCGGCGTCGTCCGGTCCGGTGGGGGAGTGA
- a CDS encoding DivIVA domain-containing protein produces MSSASMPPHGFTTVRGRGYRPDQVEAFLQALSNDRDAAWERAARLTVLAREMGTEAARMREVVARLEPQTYEALGEGAARMYQVVLEEAADLRERTRREAGEQVAQAEAYAERVRREAQEAADALRAEADEYADQRLLAAHAESDDLRISARRAVKQGRAEALATVREVRQRTTGRLAEQSRKQAERWAEAERVAAERAAALDAGFAERMSRAEAALFEAERALEEAGEAARRSLEEARARAVEIIADARVREERIALETEQVLREHGETWDVVRAQMDSVQNSLTMLTGRAAD; encoded by the coding sequence GTGAGCAGTGCATCGATGCCGCCGCACGGCTTCACGACCGTCCGGGGGCGCGGCTACCGTCCCGATCAGGTGGAGGCCTTCCTGCAGGCGCTGTCGAACGACCGGGACGCCGCGTGGGAGCGGGCCGCGCGGCTGACCGTGCTCGCCCGGGAGATGGGGACGGAGGCCGCGCGCATGCGCGAGGTCGTCGCCCGGCTCGAGCCGCAGACGTACGAGGCGCTCGGTGAGGGCGCGGCGCGCATGTACCAGGTCGTGCTGGAAGAGGCGGCGGATCTCCGGGAGCGCACGCGGCGCGAGGCGGGCGAGCAGGTCGCGCAGGCCGAGGCGTACGCCGAGAGGGTACGCCGGGAGGCGCAGGAAGCCGCGGACGCGCTGCGCGCGGAAGCCGACGAATACGCCGACCAGAGGCTTCTCGCCGCGCACGCCGAGTCCGACGACCTGCGTATCAGTGCCCGGCGCGCGGTGAAACAAGGGCGCGCAGAGGCACTCGCGACGGTGCGTGAAGTGCGGCAGCGCACCACCGGCAGGCTCGCCGAGCAGTCCCGGAAGCAGGCCGAGCGGTGGGCCGAGGCCGAGCGGGTGGCGGCCGAACGGGCCGCCGCGCTGGACGCCGGGTTCGCCGAGCGGATGAGCCGGGCGGAGGCCGCGCTGTTCGAGGCCGAGCGGGCCCTCGAGGAGGCCGGGGAGGCGGCGCGCCGCAGCCTGGAGGAGGCACGCGCGCGTGCCGTCGAGATCATCGCCGACGCGCGCGTGCGCGAAGAGCGCATCGCCCTGGAGACGGAACAGGTGCTGCGCGAGCACGGCGAGACCTGGGACGTGGTGCGCGCGCAGATGGACAGCGTGCAGAACAGCCTGACGATGCTGACGGGACGGGCGGCGGACTAG
- a CDS encoding YwqJ-related putative deaminase: MNTLHTGGTDVRAGDPRIGWSGTGTPAAPTLRHRRDGILPTVAAALSVRGATLTGTAARGDTPPALHPLVQDFLDTLTSAQRDRFTGRCAETILISRHISAADATRSKRAARKPMTNGEARKALKHAKLTARRIREDGDPLHGSFAAPCRACTALSAHFGVHVVDPTATDG; this comes from the coding sequence ATGAATACCTTGCACACCGGAGGTACCGACGTGCGGGCCGGCGACCCTCGTATCGGCTGGAGCGGCACCGGCACACCCGCCGCCCCCACGCTCCGTCACCGGCGCGACGGCATCCTGCCCACCGTCGCCGCCGCCCTCTCCGTCCGCGGCGCCACCCTCACCGGCACCGCCGCCCGCGGCGACACACCCCCCGCCCTGCACCCCCTCGTCCAGGACTTCCTCGACACCCTCACCAGCGCCCAGCGCGACCGCTTCACCGGCCGCTGCGCCGAAACCATCCTCATCTCCCGGCACATCAGCGCCGCCGACGCCACCCGCAGCAAACGCGCCGCCCGCAAACCCATGACCAACGGCGAAGCCCGCAAAGCCCTCAAACACGCCAAGCTCACCGCCCGCCGCATACGCGAGGACGGCGACCCCCTCCACGGCAGCTTCGCCGCCCCCTGCCGCGCCTGTACCGCCCTCAGCGCCCACTTCGGCGTCCACGTCGTCGACCCCACGGCAACCGACGGCTGA
- a CDS encoding sensor histidine kinase produces the protein MTTTGEEHARGLTGPWWWARWRSAVLDGSLALASAVECGAEGVSFARDAGIPLWVGVLFGVIAGSALLVRRQWPIAVVLVAIAITPAQMGFLMGVVGLYTLASCELPRRIIGGLAGMSLLGTMIVTFVRVRQSTARGDLTLGDWFVPFAAVTTSLGLTAPPLLFGLYVGARRRLMESLRERADSLERELQLLAERAEERAEWARGEERTRIAREMHDVVAHRVSLMVVHAAALQAVARKDPEKAVRNAALVGDMGRQALTELREMLGVLRAGEDVAGGRPVAGVPLAAVGEAAAAAASRAVAEDGPCLSELDELIGQSAAAGMVVELSVMGEVRSYAAQVEQTAYRVVQEALTNVHKHAAGAKTHVRLAHRVSEIAMQVENEAPPEPGSASAARLPSGGNGLVGMRERVAALGGVFVSGPTDAGGFRVSAVIPAA, from the coding sequence ATGACCACGACGGGGGAAGAGCATGCCAGGGGACTGACCGGTCCCTGGTGGTGGGCCAGGTGGCGCAGTGCGGTGCTCGACGGGAGTCTCGCGCTGGCGTCCGCCGTGGAGTGCGGTGCGGAGGGGGTGTCGTTCGCCCGGGACGCGGGGATCCCGCTGTGGGTGGGGGTCCTGTTCGGGGTGATCGCCGGTTCGGCGCTGCTGGTGCGGCGCCAGTGGCCGATCGCCGTCGTGCTGGTCGCCATCGCGATCACGCCGGCCCAGATGGGCTTCCTGATGGGCGTCGTCGGCCTGTACACGCTGGCCTCGTGCGAGCTGCCGCGGCGGATCATCGGCGGGCTGGCGGGGATGTCGCTGCTGGGCACGATGATCGTGACGTTCGTACGGGTGCGGCAGAGCACGGCGCGCGGGGATCTGACGCTCGGCGACTGGTTCGTGCCGTTCGCGGCGGTGACGACGTCGTTGGGGCTGACGGCTCCGCCGTTGCTGTTCGGGCTGTACGTGGGGGCGCGGCGGCGGTTGATGGAGAGCCTGCGGGAGCGGGCGGACAGCCTGGAGCGGGAACTCCAGTTGCTCGCGGAGCGGGCGGAGGAGCGGGCCGAGTGGGCGCGGGGCGAGGAGCGGACCCGGATCGCGCGGGAGATGCATGACGTCGTCGCGCACCGGGTGAGTCTGATGGTGGTGCATGCGGCTGCTCTGCAGGCCGTCGCCCGGAAGGATCCGGAGAAGGCTGTGCGGAACGCGGCGCTGGTGGGGGACATGGGGCGGCAGGCGCTGACCGAGTTGCGGGAGATGCTCGGGGTGTTGCGGGCCGGTGAGGACGTGGCGGGCGGCAGGCCGGTCGCGGGGGTGCCGTTGGCGGCGGTGGGGGAGGCGGCCGCGGCCGCGGCTTCGCGGGCCGTGGCGGAGGACGGGCCCTGTCTGTCGGAGCTGGACGAGTTGATCGGGCAGTCGGCGGCGGCGGGGATGGTCGTGGAGTTGTCGGTGATGGGGGAGGTGCGGTCGTATGCGGCGCAGGTCGAGCAGACGGCGTACCGGGTGGTGCAGGAGGCGTTGACGAACGTCCACAAGCATGCGGCGGGTGCGAAGACGCATGTGCGGTTGGCGCATCGGGTGTCGGAGATCGCGATGCAGGTGGAGAACGAGGCGCCGCCGGAGCCGGGTTCCGCGTCGGCGGCACGGCTGCCGTCGGGCGGGAACGGTCTGGTGGGGATGCGGGAGCGGGTCGCGGCGCTGGGCGGCGTGTTCGTGTCGGGTCCGACGGATGCGGGGGGTTTCCGGGTGTCGGCGGTGATTCCGGCGGCGTAG